CTCGTTGGTCCGCCCCGGCGGTGGGGCTGGATATGGTCCAGATGCCGGATCGGAGCTCCGCACCAGGGTGTTCTGCAGGTTTGGTCCCGGGTAGCTATAAAACGGGCCAAAGAGGTGGGAAATAACCGCGCATGGGAATCCATCGCCACCAGTTCGCCGGATTCCGGGGCCGTATAGAGCCTCCGGATCCAGCGTTCCGCCTCTTTCCCGGATGTACCCCTGCGCGTTGTCAGATGGTTATCCCGGTCCCCATTCCGGGCTGGGTCCCGGTCCCGCCTCCGATTTCGGTCAAGGTCCCGGGCCCGCTCCCGAACCAGGTTCCGGGCCCACTGAGCCGGAACCGGTCCGTATCCGGGGATCAACGCTGGTTCGGAATCTCCGGCCAGTAAGGTCCGGTCGGTCATGACCAGCTGAATCTCGACTTTCATCTGGCCCGCGTCCGCCTGGCCCGTGACCCGTTGCACCAGGGTGTCCGCCATGATCTGACCGCGGCCCCGGGTATCGCCTGCGGCGCGCAGGCGGTCGGCTTCGCGGCAAAGAGCCGCATAAACGCCCACGCCCTGGGCCACCGGCAGCAATCCGGTCAGGTAGGTCATGGTGTCCGGTGCCGGACGGCAGGAGACGAAGCGTTCGGAAACGGCCTTCGCTGCACGGTTCACCGCAGCCTGCGGATCCAACCGGTATGCAGCAGCCTTGGTACGGGCAATGATCTGCCGGTCGCCGAGAGACTCCAGGAGCGGGAGATCACCGGCTACTTCCTCGTCCACGCGCCGGCGGTCCTCCGCAGACAGGCATGCCGTTTCGCGGACCAGCAGCGTCGCACGCCACTCATTAATTTTTCCAAGCGTCAGAGCCTGCAGCGTGTATGGCATTTCCGTGGTGAGGGCCTTGGCGAAACCGAGCAATCTTCCGCCTTTGTTGGGGGATTCCTTCCTGGCCAGAGCGACCTGCGCTGCGACCCCGCGGCCCAGATTTTCCCGCTCCACTCCGGCCTGCACCTGCAGGCGGCGCTGCGACGCATCGAATGCCGCAGCGATCCGCGCCTGCGCAGCTGCAGCGGCTGCCTTAAGCTCTTCCAGCGCACGCAGCTGGTCGATCAAATCCCCGTCTGAGGCGGTGCCTCGTTCGCGCCCGGAAGAGCTGCCGGACTGGGAAATGAGGCCGGTGAAAGGGGTAACGGCGGGTGCGGCGGGGCCACCGCCTGCGGAAGTGGTGCCCGACGGCAAGCCCGCACCAGCGACAGCATCAGACGGGCCCGTGGGATCGAGGACAACCTCAGCCAGATACTCCACCCAGGCGCCGAACACCGTGGAGTGGGAACCCAAGGGTGCCCTCTCACGATGCGAAGCAGTGGGGGTGTATTCGAACATGTATTCGAGTCTAGTCAGTTGAGAGTCGCATCTAAAGGGAAAATTTACGCAACTGACTACCCGTTTTTCCGCGTTTCGGGTCAGGAAATCAGAGCTTCAGGGTTGTCCTGAATCCCGGCGGCAGGAAGGTCCAGAAGGCCATGCCGGGTGGCTGATCTATGGCCGCGCGGGAGATGGTCGGGTGCAAGCGGTAGGCCCCAGCGGATTACCGGAGCAGTCACCGGAAGCACCAACCACCCGAAGCGCCGCCACGCTGATTGTCCTGGCGCCCTTCATCATCGGACTGTTTGACCTCAACATTGTGGAAGTCGGCCCGGGCTACCCCCGTAAGCCGAGCCGGCTGACCAGCCACGCGTAGATCAACCGTGCGGTGTGCCTGCCGTGGCTGCGCAGATGCGGACTGGAGGGGACTTCCGGCTTGTTGCCCGAATCGATCATGTAGTTCAGCAGAGCCGCCAGCCAGGCGTCGATATGCCGCGCCGGAACGTCCCGCGTAAGGAGCGAGCGCTGAAGCTCCGCGTCGACGTCGAACCCGTCGGCACGCACGTAGGGGAGCACCCCGACCCAGTCCAGCCACGGCGCACCGGTACCGAGGAAATTCCAGTCACAGATCAGTGCCCGGCCGGAACTGATCAGGATGTTGTCCGGCCGGAGATCACCGTGAATGACGGAGTCGCCGGCCAGGGCTTCCGGACACAGCTCCAGCAGTTCCTGGAACATCCGGGCTTCAGAAGCCGTCAGGTCCGGGAGGAACCACGGAGCAGGGCCGCCACCGGCCACCGGGGCGAAGCATGTTGGTACTCCGGCCATATCGTCGGCCACCGGGGTGCCCGCAGCAGCACGGGGAAAGCCGGCCAGAAGCCGGGCGGCTGCGCTGCAGGCAGCTTCCAGCGCAGCAAGGTCTGCCTGGGTCCAGGGGTGCCCCGGCATGTATCCGTCCACCGCTTCGTAGATCAGCAGCTGCCAGGCAATACCGTCGGCCACCAGGCTCTCGGTCGCCTGCAGTGCCGGCATGGGCATCCCCGCCGGCATCAGGGGAACCACCTGCGACTCGCGGAGATAGGACGGGTAGATCACCGAGTCCGACGCCGGTGCGGCCTTCGCGAACACGCGTGCCCCGGCGTCGGACACCAGAACCGCGGCAAAACCCGGCGTGAAACCGCCGCCCGCCGGCTCGACCGAGGTGATGCTGCCGCCCAGCCGCGTGCTGAAGGTCTCCTGCAGGACCGGCGGAAGGTCGCTCCAGCTGCGGCGCCTGGCGGTGCGGCGGTAATCCGGGATGATCTGCATTCGGAACAGCATAGGCCAGCACCCCACCCCGGAACCTGAACTGGAACTGGAATCGAGCCGGAAAGGGAAAGCGCTGCCAAAAATAGGTTGTGCACAATTGAATTTGGGCCTACGGTGGGGAAATGAACGAATCACTGCAGCGGCAGGTGTGCTTCTCGCTGTACTCCGCCTCCCGGGCGGCCACGGCCCTCTACCGTCCGATGCTCGACGAGCTGGGGCTGACCTACCCGCAGTACCTGGTGATGTCGCTGCTCTGGGAGGAAGACGCCCAAAGCGTCCGGGACCTGGGGGAGGCGCTGGACCTGGACTCCGGAACGCTTTCGCCGCTGCTCAAGCGGCTGGAAGCAGCGGAACTGGTGCAGCGCATCCGTGCGGCCGAGGACGAAAGGCGCGTCCGTATCCACCTCACCGATGCCGGACGTGCACTTGAACAGCACGCCCGGCAACTGCCGGACCGGCTCGCCGAGTCCGCCGGACTGGCACCGCAGGACCTGGAAAGCCTGCAGGAGACCCTTGCCAAGGTCACCGCCGCCCTGCGGCAGGCCGTGGCGAAATAGTGGCGGACTAACCGCAGCGATTCGTACCATCAACCCCAACAGTAAGGTTCACTCCATGAGCAGTTACCCCGCAACCGGCCGCGAAATCCAGCTTGCTTCCCGCCCTGAAGGGTGGCCCACGGAGCAGAACTTCCGCCTCGTGGAGGTCCCTGTCCCCGAGCTGCAGGAGGGCCAGGTCCTGGTCCGAAACCTGCACATGTCCGTGGACCCGTACATGCGCGGGCGGATGAATGATGCCAAGTCCTATGTACCGCCGTTCCAGCTCGACGCTCCGCTGGAGGGCGGCGCCGTCGGCGAAGTTGTGGAGTCGCGCTCACCGGACCACAGGCCGGGGGACAAGGTGCTGCACGGACTGGGCTGGCGCGACTACGCCGTCCTGGACGGCCGCCGCGCGCGGGTCATCGACACGGATGCCGCTCCGGCCAGCGCGTACCTGGGTGTGCTGGGCATGACCGGCGAGACTG
This window of the Arthrobacter sp. zg-Y919 genome carries:
- a CDS encoding MarR family transcriptional regulator, which encodes MNESLQRQVCFSLYSASRAATALYRPMLDELGLTYPQYLVMSLLWEEDAQSVRDLGEALDLDSGTLSPLLKRLEAAELVQRIRAAEDERRVRIHLTDAGRALEQHARQLPDRLAESAGLAPQDLESLQETLAKVTAALRQAVAK
- a CDS encoding DUF222 domain-containing protein — translated: MFEYTPTASHRERAPLGSHSTVFGAWVEYLAEVVLDPTGPSDAVAGAGLPSGTTSAGGGPAAPAVTPFTGLISQSGSSSGRERGTASDGDLIDQLRALEELKAAAAAAQARIAAAFDASQRRLQVQAGVERENLGRGVAAQVALARKESPNKGGRLLGFAKALTTEMPYTLQALTLGKINEWRATLLVRETACLSAEDRRRVDEEVAGDLPLLESLGDRQIIARTKAAAYRLDPQAAVNRAAKAVSERFVSCRPAPDTMTYLTGLLPVAQGVGVYAALCREADRLRAAGDTRGRGQIMADTLVQRVTGQADAGQMKVEIQLVMTDRTLLAGDSEPALIPGYGPVPAQWARNLVRERARDLDRNRRRDRDPARNGDRDNHLTTRRGTSGKEAERWIRRLYTAPESGELVAMDSHARLFPTSLARFIATRDQTCRTPWCGAPIRHLDHIQPHRRGGPTSAANGQGLCEACNHAKEAPGWSARTRGPTADGPTAVTGTGTGTGLRSTVETTTPTGHTYRSTAPPLTGKPPSIRVPGLVEDLPGIDRTIEHRTVKDQTTENSPAEACLVDLIWAA
- a CDS encoding phosphotransferase, coding for MQIIPDYRRTARRRSWSDLPPVLQETFSTRLGGSITSVEPAGGGFTPGFAAVLVSDAGARVFAKAAPASDSVIYPSYLRESQVVPLMPAGMPMPALQATESLVADGIAWQLLIYEAVDGYMPGHPWTQADLAALEAACSAAARLLAGFPRAAAGTPVADDMAGVPTCFAPVAGGGPAPWFLPDLTASEARMFQELLELCPEALAGDSVIHGDLRPDNILISSGRALICDWNFLGTGAPWLDWVGVLPYVRADGFDVDAELQRSLLTRDVPARHIDAWLAALLNYMIDSGNKPEVPSSPHLRSHGRHTARLIYAWLVSRLGLRG